In Bacillus sp. NP247, one DNA window encodes the following:
- the pyrF gene encoding orotidine-5'-phosphate decarboxylase produces MSQSLIVALDFPGKQEVEQFLHHFEGEELFVKVGMELFYKEGPAIITYLKEKGHKIFLDLKLHDIPNTVKSAMRSLASLDVDMVNVHAAGGSSMMKAAIEGLEEGKQEGKERPICIAVTQLTSTSEAMMKKEIGIEKTLEEAVAHYAKLTKESGLDGVVCSTLEVPKLREVYGDEFVTVTPGIRLASDDVNDQVRVATPKRARELGSSYIVVGRSITKAENPLEAYKTVKQQWEGVTV; encoded by the coding sequence ATGTCACAGTCGTTAATCGTTGCGCTAGATTTTCCAGGGAAACAAGAAGTAGAACAATTCTTACACCACTTTGAAGGGGAAGAGTTATTTGTCAAAGTTGGTATGGAGTTATTTTACAAAGAGGGCCCTGCAATTATTACGTACTTAAAAGAAAAGGGACATAAGATCTTCCTAGATTTAAAACTTCATGATATTCCGAATACAGTAAAAAGCGCTATGCGTAGCCTAGCTAGTCTAGATGTTGATATGGTAAATGTTCATGCTGCTGGGGGAAGTAGCATGATGAAAGCGGCGATTGAGGGATTAGAGGAAGGTAAGCAAGAAGGAAAAGAGAGACCGATTTGTATTGCAGTTACACAACTAACAAGCACTTCGGAAGCTATGATGAAAAAAGAGATCGGCATTGAGAAAACGTTAGAAGAAGCGGTTGCTCATTATGCAAAATTAACGAAAGAAAGTGGACTTGATGGAGTTGTTTGTTCAACACTTGAAGTTCCAAAATTACGTGAAGTATACGGAGATGAATTTGTAACAGTAACACCGGGGATTCGTCTTGCAAGTGATGATGTAAATGACCAGGTGCGCGTAGCAACACCGAAACGTGCGAGGGAACTTGGCTCAAGCTACATCGTAGTTGGACGTAGTATTACGAAAGCAGAAAATCCGCTTGAAGCGTATAAAACAGTAAAACAACAGTGGGAAGGTGTAACAGTATGA
- the pyrD gene encoding dihydroorotate oxidase B catalytic subunit, which produces MSRLQVELPGLSLKNPIIPASGCFGFGREYAQFYDLSVLGSIMIKATTEQPRYGNPTPRVAETPGGMLNAIGLQNPGLEKVMNSELPWLEQFDLPIIANVAGSQAEDYVAVAKEISKAPNVHALELNISCPNVKTGGIAFGTNPEIAADLTKRVKEVSEVPVYVKLSPNVANIVEIAKAIENAGADGLTMINTLLGMRLDLKTAKPILANRTGGLSGPAIKPVAIRMVHEVSQAVNIPIIGMGGVETAEDVIEFFYAGASAVAVGTANFIDPFVCPTIIEELPALLDELGFDHISECQGRSWKQTCHSR; this is translated from the coding sequence ATGAGCAGATTGCAAGTTGAATTACCGGGATTGTCATTAAAAAATCCAATTATACCGGCATCTGGATGCTTTGGATTTGGTCGTGAATATGCACAGTTTTACGATTTAAGTGTACTAGGATCAATCATGATTAAAGCGACGACAGAACAACCACGTTATGGAAATCCGACGCCTCGTGTTGCTGAAACACCGGGCGGCATGTTAAATGCAATTGGACTTCAAAACCCAGGTTTAGAAAAAGTAATGAATTCTGAATTACCATGGTTAGAACAATTTGATCTTCCAATCATTGCGAATGTTGCGGGCTCACAAGCTGAGGATTACGTAGCAGTTGCAAAGGAAATTTCTAAAGCGCCTAATGTCCATGCACTAGAATTAAATATTTCTTGTCCGAACGTAAAAACAGGTGGTATCGCTTTTGGTACAAATCCTGAAATTGCTGCTGATTTAACGAAGCGAGTAAAAGAGGTTTCTGAAGTACCTGTATATGTGAAATTGTCACCGAACGTGGCAAACATTGTGGAGATTGCAAAAGCGATTGAAAATGCAGGTGCAGATGGTTTAACGATGATTAATACATTGCTTGGTATGCGTCTAGATTTAAAAACAGCTAAACCAATTTTAGCAAACCGTACTGGCGGACTATCAGGTCCTGCGATTAAGCCAGTGGCAATTCGTATGGTGCATGAAGTGAGCCAAGCGGTTAACATTCCAATTATCGGAATGGGTGGTGTTGAGACAGCGGAAGATGTAATTGAGTTCTTCTACGCTGGTGCAAGCGCAGTTGCAGTAGGTACAGCGAACTTCATAGATCCGTTCGTATGTCCGACAATTATTGAAGAGTTACCAGCATTATTAGATGAATTAGGATTCGATCACATTTCGGAATGTCAAGGAAGGAGCTGGAAGCAAACATGTCACAGTCGTTAA
- the pyrK gene encoding dihydroorotate oxidase B electron transfer subunit — protein MMQKQNMIVVNQKEIAKNIYELVLQGTLVQQMNEPGQFVHIKVAEGIAPLLRRPISICNVDQEKNEFTMLYRAEGQGTKTLATRKQGEMVDVLGPLGHGFPVEEAEAGQTALLVGGGIGVPPLYELSQRLVAKGVRVIHILGFQTKDVVFYEEKFAELGDTYVATVDGTHGTKGFVTDVIDNYGIDFDILYSCGPLAMLRALEGRYKEKKAYISLEERMGCGIGACFACVCHLQEDPNGHSYKKVCSDGPVFPIGEVVL, from the coding sequence ATGATGCAAAAGCAAAATATGATCGTCGTTAACCAAAAAGAAATCGCAAAAAACATTTACGAATTAGTGCTTCAAGGAACGTTAGTACAGCAAATGAACGAACCAGGGCAGTTTGTACACATTAAGGTAGCAGAGGGCATTGCGCCCCTTCTGCGCCGCCCGATTAGTATTTGTAATGTAGATCAAGAGAAGAATGAGTTTACAATGCTATATCGTGCGGAAGGGCAAGGGACAAAAACATTAGCAACTAGAAAACAAGGTGAAATGGTAGATGTACTAGGACCATTAGGACATGGTTTTCCTGTAGAAGAAGCAGAAGCTGGTCAAACAGCTTTGTTAGTAGGCGGGGGAATTGGTGTACCACCACTTTATGAATTATCACAGCGCCTCGTTGCAAAAGGTGTACGCGTCATTCACATCTTAGGTTTTCAAACGAAAGATGTGGTTTTCTACGAAGAAAAATTTGCAGAACTTGGTGATACGTATGTTGCAACAGTAGACGGCACACACGGTACAAAAGGGTTTGTCACAGATGTAATTGACAATTATGGAATTGACTTTGACATTCTTTATTCATGTGGTCCGTTAGCGATGCTTCGTGCATTAGAAGGACGTTACAAAGAGAAAAAAGCCTATATTTCATTAGAAGAACGTATGGGTTGTGGTATTGGAGCTTGTTTCGCCTGTGTATGCCACTTACAAGAAGATCCAAATGGACATTCTTACAAGAAGGTGTGTAGCGACGGACCAGTATTTCCAATCGGGGAGGTTGTACTATGA
- the carB gene encoding carbamoyl-phosphate synthase large subunit, which produces MPKRLDINTILVIGSGPIVIGQAAEFDYSGTQACQSLREEGYKVILVNSNPATIMTDTATADKVYIEPLTLEFVSRIIRKERPDAILPTLGGQTGLNMAVELAKSGILEECGVEILGTKLSAIEQAEDRDLFRTLMQELNEPIPSSTIIHTLEEAHEFVKEIGYPVIVRPAFTMGGTGGGICSNEEELIEIVSGGLKHSPVTQCLLEKSIAGCKEIEYEVMRDSNDNAIVVCNMENIDPVGVHTGDSIVVAPSQTLSDREYQMLRNTSLRIIRALGIEGGCNVQLALDPHSFQYYVIEVNPRVSRSSALASKATGYPIAKLAAKIAVGLTLDEIINPVTQKTYACFEPALDYVVSKIPRWPFDKFESANRTLGTQMKATGEVMSIGRNLEQSLLKAIRSLELGVYHLELDHLKELDKETMKKRIIKADDERLFVVAEAIRQGVTKEEINEWCEMDFFFLQKVENIVNMECEVKANVGNMEVLQSAKEMGFSDHYIANAWNKTEREIYDIRKESNMTPVYKMVDTCAAEFESATPYYYSTYGDENESVRTDRKSVVVLGSGPIRIGQGVEFDYATVHSVWAIKEAGYEAIIVNNNPETVSTDFSISDKLYFEPLTIEDVMHIIDLEKPEGVIVQFGGQTAINLAAKLEEHGVKILGTSLEDLDRAEDRDKFEAALTQLGIPQPVGKTATTVEQAVAIADKIGYPVLVRPSYVLGGRAMEIVYRQEELLHYMKNAVKVHAEHPVLIDRYMVGKEIEVDAISDGENVFIPGIMEHIERAGVHSGDSIGVYPPQSLSAKLKEQIIEHTIALGKGLNIVGLLNIQFVVFKDQVYVIEVNPRASRTVPFLSKITGVPMANVATKVILGQNLVEQGYGTGYHPEEKEVYVKAPVFSFAKLRSVDTTLGPEMKSTGEVMGKDLTLEKALYKGLVASGINIPTHGSVIITVADKDKEEAMEIAKRFHEIGYNLLATAGTAQTLAEQNIPVQVVNKIDSEDYNLLDIIRQGKAQFVINTLTKGKQPARDGFRIRRESVENGVACLTSLDTTRAILRVLESMTFSAHSMKEITQTKRHEVVHA; this is translated from the coding sequence ATGCCAAAACGCCTAGACATCAACACAATTTTAGTAATCGGATCAGGACCAATTGTAATTGGGCAAGCAGCAGAGTTTGATTACTCTGGTACACAAGCTTGTCAATCTCTTAGAGAAGAAGGTTACAAAGTAATCCTTGTTAACTCTAACCCAGCAACAATTATGACAGATACTGCAACAGCAGATAAAGTATATATAGAACCATTAACACTAGAATTCGTAAGCCGTATCATTCGTAAAGAACGTCCAGATGCGATCCTACCAACATTAGGTGGTCAAACAGGCTTGAATATGGCTGTGGAACTTGCAAAATCAGGCATACTTGAAGAGTGCGGAGTTGAAATTTTAGGAACAAAATTATCAGCAATCGAGCAAGCGGAGGATCGTGATTTATTCCGTACATTAATGCAGGAATTAAATGAACCAATTCCATCTAGTACCATTATTCATACGCTAGAAGAAGCACATGAATTTGTAAAAGAAATTGGTTATCCAGTAATTGTTCGCCCAGCATTTACAATGGGGGGAACAGGTGGTGGAATCTGTAGTAATGAAGAAGAACTAATTGAAATCGTATCAGGTGGATTAAAACATAGTCCAGTAACACAATGTCTATTAGAAAAGAGTATTGCTGGTTGTAAGGAAATTGAATATGAAGTAATGCGTGATTCGAATGATAACGCGATTGTAGTATGTAACATGGAAAATATCGATCCGGTTGGGGTTCACACAGGTGATTCTATCGTTGTAGCACCGAGTCAAACGTTAAGTGACCGTGAGTATCAAATGTTACGAAACACTTCATTACGAATTATTCGCGCATTAGGAATTGAAGGTGGATGTAACGTTCAGCTTGCACTAGATCCACATAGCTTCCAATACTATGTAATCGAAGTAAACCCGCGTGTGAGTCGTTCGTCTGCACTAGCATCTAAAGCAACTGGATATCCAATTGCGAAGCTAGCGGCAAAAATTGCAGTCGGTTTAACATTAGATGAAATTATAAATCCAGTAACACAAAAAACATACGCTTGCTTCGAGCCAGCATTAGACTATGTCGTTTCAAAAATTCCACGTTGGCCATTTGATAAGTTTGAATCAGCAAACAGAACACTTGGTACACAAATGAAGGCGACTGGTGAAGTTATGTCAATCGGACGTAACTTAGAGCAATCATTACTAAAAGCGATCCGTTCTTTAGAGCTTGGCGTGTATCACCTAGAGTTAGACCACTTAAAAGAGCTTGATAAAGAAACGATGAAAAAGCGTATTATAAAAGCTGATGATGAGCGTCTGTTCGTTGTAGCAGAAGCGATCCGTCAAGGTGTAACGAAAGAAGAAATCAACGAATGGTGTGAAATGGACTTCTTCTTCTTACAAAAAGTTGAAAACATCGTAAACATGGAATGCGAAGTAAAAGCGAATGTAGGAAATATGGAAGTGTTACAATCTGCGAAAGAAATGGGCTTCAGTGACCATTACATCGCCAATGCTTGGAACAAAACAGAGCGCGAAATTTACGATATACGTAAAGAAAGCAATATGACTCCTGTGTATAAAATGGTAGATACTTGTGCGGCGGAGTTTGAATCTGCAACACCTTACTACTACAGCACATATGGTGACGAGAATGAATCGGTTAGAACAGATCGTAAGAGTGTGGTTGTACTAGGGTCTGGTCCAATCCGTATCGGTCAAGGTGTTGAGTTTGACTACGCAACAGTTCACTCTGTATGGGCAATTAAAGAAGCTGGATATGAGGCAATCATTGTTAATAACAACCCAGAAACAGTTTCAACAGACTTCAGTATTTCTGACAAATTATACTTTGAACCATTAACAATCGAAGATGTAATGCACATCATTGATTTAGAGAAGCCAGAAGGTGTTATCGTTCAGTTCGGTGGACAAACGGCAATTAACTTAGCGGCGAAATTAGAAGAACACGGCGTGAAAATCTTAGGAACATCACTTGAAGATTTAGACCGTGCAGAAGATCGTGATAAATTCGAAGCTGCATTAACACAATTAGGTATCCCGCAACCAGTTGGTAAAACAGCAACAACTGTAGAACAAGCGGTAGCAATCGCTGACAAAATTGGTTACCCAGTATTAGTAAGACCATCTTACGTACTAGGTGGACGTGCGATGGAAATCGTATATCGTCAAGAAGAATTACTGCACTACATGAAAAACGCAGTTAAAGTTCACGCAGAGCATCCTGTATTGATCGACCGTTACATGGTTGGTAAAGAAATTGAAGTAGACGCAATTTCAGACGGTGAAAATGTATTCATTCCAGGTATTATGGAACATATTGAACGCGCTGGAGTTCACTCTGGTGATTCAATTGGAGTATATCCACCACAGAGCTTATCTGCAAAACTGAAAGAACAAATTATCGAACATACAATTGCACTTGGAAAAGGATTAAACATTGTTGGATTACTAAATATCCAGTTTGTAGTATTCAAAGATCAAGTGTATGTAATTGAAGTAAATCCACGTGCGAGCCGTACAGTACCATTCTTAAGTAAAATTACAGGCGTACCGATGGCGAATGTTGCAACGAAAGTTATTTTAGGTCAAAACCTAGTAGAGCAAGGATACGGAACTGGCTATCACCCAGAAGAGAAAGAAGTATATGTAAAAGCACCAGTATTCTCATTTGCAAAACTACGCTCAGTTGATACAACATTAGGACCTGAAATGAAATCAACAGGGGAAGTAATGGGGAAAGACTTAACGCTTGAAAAAGCATTATACAAAGGGCTAGTTGCCTCAGGAATTAACATCCCAACGCACGGATCAGTAATCATCACTGTAGCGGATAAAGATAAAGAAGAGGCGATGGAAATTGCAAAACGTTTCCACGAAATCGGCTATAACTTATTAGCAACAGCTGGAACAGCACAAACATTAGCAGAGCAAAATATCCCAGTACAAGTTGTAAACAAAATTGATTCTGAAGACTACAACTTACTAGATATTATCCGTCAAGGAAAAGCACAGTTTGTAATCAATACATTAACAAAAGGAAAACAACCAGCGCGTGATGGTTTCCGCATTCGCCGTGAATCAGTAGAAAATGGTGTGGCTTGCTTAACATCACTTGATACAACGAGAGCAATCTTACGAGTATTAGAATCTATGACATTCTCAGCTCATTCAATGAAAGAAATTACGCAAACAAAGCGTCACGAGGTGGTACATGCATGA
- a CDS encoding carbamoyl phosphate synthase small subunit — MKRQLILEDGTVLIGKGFGGEIEKSGEVVFTTGMTGYQETLSDPSYCGQIVTFTYPLIGNYGINRDDFESIHPSVNGLIVNEICDHPSNFRNEISLNDYLKERNIPGLAGIDTRKLTRKIRQYGTLRGRLCNMDVDVEDIVSQLKATVFTDHVKRVSTKDPYPSPGRGHRVVLVDFGMKHGILRELNKRDCDVIVVPYNTSAEEILRLSPDGIMLSNGPGDPKDVPEAIEMLQDIIGKVPLFGICLGHQLFALASGANTSKLKFGHRGLNHPVKNLATGKVAITSQNHGYAVEEESVGNTELEITHVALNDGTVEGLRHTKFPAFTVQYHPEASAGPEDANDLFEDFLAMIENFKKEGEELCQNA; from the coding sequence ATGAAAAGACAACTTATCTTAGAAGATGGAACAGTATTAATTGGAAAAGGTTTCGGGGGAGAAATCGAAAAGTCAGGTGAGGTTGTATTTACAACTGGGATGACTGGATATCAAGAAACTTTATCTGATCCATCATACTGCGGTCAAATCGTAACGTTTACGTATCCATTAATCGGAAACTACGGCATTAACCGTGACGATTTTGAATCAATTCACCCATCTGTAAATGGTTTAATCGTAAACGAAATTTGTGATCACCCATCAAACTTCCGTAATGAAATTTCGTTAAATGATTACTTGAAAGAAAGAAATATCCCAGGATTAGCAGGAATTGATACGAGAAAATTAACGAGAAAAATTCGTCAATACGGTACATTACGCGGACGTCTTTGTAATATGGATGTGGATGTAGAGGACATCGTTAGCCAATTGAAAGCAACTGTCTTTACAGATCATGTGAAACGCGTATCAACAAAAGATCCATATCCAAGCCCAGGCCGTGGTCATCGTGTTGTACTTGTAGACTTCGGAATGAAACATGGTATTTTACGAGAATTAAATAAGCGTGACTGTGATGTAATTGTAGTACCTTACAATACATCAGCAGAAGAGATTTTACGCCTTAGCCCAGATGGAATTATGTTAAGTAATGGACCTGGAGATCCAAAAGATGTACCAGAAGCAATTGAAATGTTACAAGATATTATCGGTAAAGTTCCTTTATTCGGAATTTGCTTAGGACATCAATTGTTTGCTCTAGCATCTGGTGCAAATACAAGTAAGTTAAAATTCGGTCACCGTGGTTTAAATCATCCAGTGAAAAATCTTGCAACTGGAAAAGTAGCAATCACTTCTCAAAACCATGGTTACGCAGTAGAAGAAGAATCAGTTGGAAATACAGAACTTGAAATTACACATGTTGCTTTAAATGATGGAACAGTAGAAGGTCTTCGTCATACGAAGTTCCCAGCATTTACAGTGCAATACCATCCAGAAGCTTCTGCAGGACCAGAAGATGCAAATGATTTATTCGAAGATTTCTTAGCAATGATTGAAAACTTCAAGAAAGAAGGGGAAGAGTTATGCCAAAACGCCTAG